The proteins below come from a single Pieris brassicae chromosome 1, ilPieBrab1.1, whole genome shotgun sequence genomic window:
- the LOC123714049 gene encoding thioredoxin, mitochondrial — protein sequence MCSALCHGLKSPARRLAILKVKNISTSIVHNETILVKNNDEFVNKVINNDKAVIVNFHAEWCEPCKILTPKLKELIEPHNNLDLAIVDVEENADLVHTFEVKAVPAVIAIRNGLVVDKFIGLVDTDMINNLIDRMAGKKKGDA from the exons ATGTGTAGTGCCTTGTGTCATGGGCTTAAGTCCCCAGCAAGGAGGCTGGCTATTTTGaaagttaaaaacatatcAACATCAATAGTGCACAATGAAActatattagtaaaaaataatgatgaaTTTGTTAATAAG GTAATCAATAATGACAAGGCGGTGATAGTAAATTTTCATGCAGAGTGGTGCGAGCCATGTAAAATACTTACACCAAAGTTGAAGGAGCTTATTGAACCGCATAATAACCTTGACTTAGCCATTGTTGATGTTGAGGAAAATGCTGATCTTGTACATACATTTGAG GTAAAAGCAGTACCCGCCGTGATAGCAATAAGAAATGGGCTAGTCGTAGATAAATTTATTGGCCTAGTAGACACGGATATGATTAATAATCTCATAGATCGGATGGCCGGAAAGAAAAAGGGTGACGCGTAA